One genomic segment of Archaeoglobus neptunius includes these proteins:
- a CDS encoding phenylacetate--CoA ligase family protein, with product MYNVEKEIFMPRKEIDEIKRKRFRQVVKYVYDHSAFYRRIFRENRIDIDRIKGPEDLPKLPFTTKQHLRDAYPLKMACVPKDDIVRIQMSGGTTGQPVIIPYTREDVEQWKKMLLRDFHIAGITSKDVIQITPAFGLWNGGFGFHFAADAINAFVIPIGAGNTRNQVRFIVDFGTTVLCATASYPLRIAEVAEEMGYEPSELSVEKMLLGAEPWSDEMRKQIEKTFDARAYDIPGLTEMGGVGTVGFECPERNGLHIWEDNYIVEIVDPETGEVVEDGKEGEVVYTSLNRTAMPLLRYRSGEISAVISREECECGIEHMTIKRIRGRTDDMVIYKGVKFYPSDVEQILASYGVRHYRIEVKDGIRVIFEGENGLAGKVAKDIREFLGFSPRVEVVANGMLERFEGKARRLVRG from the coding sequence ATGTACAATGTTGAGAAGGAAATATTCATGCCAAGAAAGGAGATTGACGAAATTAAACGGAAAAGGTTCAGACAGGTGGTGAAGTACGTTTATGATCACTCTGCATTTTACAGAAGGATTTTCAGAGAAAATCGGATTGATATCGACAGAATAAAGGGGCCAGAAGATCTGCCAAAACTGCCATTCACAACCAAGCAGCATCTAAGAGATGCATACCCGCTCAAAATGGCATGTGTGCCGAAAGATGACATCGTGAGAATACAGATGAGTGGTGGGACTACAGGGCAGCCGGTGATAATCCCATACACTCGAGAAGACGTAGAGCAATGGAAGAAAATGCTTCTCAGAGATTTCCACATTGCCGGAATCACCTCGAAGGATGTAATTCAGATTACCCCGGCCTTCGGACTGTGGAATGGCGGATTTGGTTTTCACTTTGCCGCTGATGCGATAAACGCCTTTGTAATCCCGATCGGTGCTGGCAACACGAGGAATCAGGTTAGATTTATAGTCGACTTCGGAACCACAGTGCTGTGCGCAACTGCGAGCTATCCCCTGAGAATTGCGGAGGTTGCAGAGGAAATGGGTTACGAACCATCTGAACTTTCCGTGGAAAAGATGCTGCTTGGAGCGGAGCCCTGGAGTGATGAGATGAGAAAACAGATCGAGAAAACTTTCGATGCAAGAGCTTATGACATCCCGGGGTTGACAGAGATGGGTGGCGTTGGGACCGTGGGCTTCGAATGTCCAGAGAGAAATGGCCTGCACATCTGGGAGGACAACTATATCGTTGAGATTGTTGATCCGGAAACAGGGGAAGTCGTGGAGGATGGCAAAGAAGGAGAGGTTGTCTACACCTCTCTAAACAGGACAGCAATGCCCCTGCTCAGGTACAGAAGTGGAGAGATCTCTGCTGTGATTTCGAGAGAAGAGTGCGAGTGCGGAATTGAACACATGACCATAAAAAGAATCAGAGGCAGGACGGATGACATGGTCATTTACAAGGGTGTGAAGTTCTACCCGAGTGATGTCGAGCAGATTCTTGCATCTTACGGTGTCAGACACTACAGAATCGAGGTAAAAGATGGAATCAGAGTGATTTTTGAGGGTGAAAACGGTCTTGCCGG
- the npdG gene encoding NADPH-dependent F420 reductase → MRIALLGGTGNLGKGLAVRLSRLGYEVIVGSRKDEKAKRLAEEYSSIAGVEIQGFENRMAAKMCDVAVVTIPWEYAFSTAESLKEELKGKVVVSPLVPMKRENGVFTYVRLAEGSAAEKLASLLESKVVSAFHSVPAARFADLNEKIDWDLVICGDEEGKKIVKEISEKMGFRVFDAGPLSASYLLESLVPLVLNIMARNRTGELTIRFV, encoded by the coding sequence ATGAGGATAGCGCTGCTGGGTGGAACGGGTAATCTGGGAAAGGGTCTGGCTGTCAGACTTTCGAGACTAGGCTACGAAGTTATTGTGGGTTCGAGAAAAGATGAAAAGGCTAAAAGGCTGGCAGAGGAGTACTCGTCCATAGCCGGAGTGGAAATCCAGGGATTCGAGAACAGGATGGCTGCAAAAATGTGTGATGTTGCTGTCGTAACTATACCTTGGGAATACGCCTTTTCCACCGCTGAAAGTCTTAAGGAGGAACTGAAAGGAAAGGTCGTTGTTTCACCACTTGTACCGATGAAGAGGGAAAATGGCGTGTTCACCTATGTGAGACTGGCTGAAGGTTCGGCAGCAGAGAAACTTGCTTCACTTCTCGAAAGCAAGGTTGTTTCAGCCTTCCATTCAGTACCGGCAGCGAGGTTTGCTGACCTGAATGAGAAGATTGACTGGGATCTGGTTATTTGCGGCGATGAAGAAGGAAAAAAGATAGTAAAGGAGATCTCCGAAAAAATGGGATTTAGGGTTTTTGACGCCGGTCCTCTGAGTGCCTCATATCTGCTTGAATCTCTCGTACCTCTCGTTCTCAACATCATGGCCCGGAACAGAACGGGGGAACTGACAATCAGATTTGTTTAA
- a CDS encoding NAD(P)-dependent malic enzyme, which yields MFELEKAKLPEKLAPEWHRFYAGKIEIIPKCAIRGLDDFSVWYTPGVAEPCREIAEDPDKVYEYTSKWNTIAIVSDGSRTLGLGNIGPHAALPVMEGKALLFKYLGAVDAFPVMIDTQDPDKIIETVKLISPSFGGINLEDLSTPKCFYILERLQNELDIPVWHDDQLGTATASLAGLYNALKIVGKRLSEVKIAIIGAGAANIATVRLLKAAGADTRNMFVVDSRGILHKGRKDLEAKKKDNPYKWQLCLETNAEGRTGGIKDALKGVDVVIAASKPGPGVIKKEWIEEMNDDAIVFAEANPVPEIWPWEAKEAGARIVGTGRSDFPNQINNSLVFPAVFRGVLTVRARKITDEMCVTAAKTIAEFAERRGIHEEYIIPKMTECEVYPEVATAVAVKAMEQGVARIEMSEEEIYENARDMIVSTQKKIKMLQEVGFISPPPE from the coding sequence ATGTTCGAATTGGAAAAGGCAAAACTTCCTGAAAAACTCGCACCGGAATGGCACAGATTTTACGCCGGGAAAATAGAAATTATCCCAAAATGTGCGATCAGGGGACTTGACGATTTTAGCGTCTGGTACACCCCCGGTGTGGCCGAACCGTGCCGTGAAATTGCAGAGGATCCTGATAAGGTTTACGAGTACACGAGCAAGTGGAATACCATTGCAATTGTGAGCGACGGATCAAGAACTCTGGGTCTGGGAAATATCGGTCCACATGCAGCCCTCCCTGTCATGGAAGGCAAAGCTCTGCTCTTCAAGTACCTCGGTGCTGTGGATGCGTTTCCAGTAATGATAGACACTCAGGATCCAGACAAAATCATTGAAACCGTCAAGCTGATATCACCCTCCTTTGGAGGGATAAACCTCGAGGACCTGTCAACACCGAAGTGTTTCTACATCCTTGAAAGACTTCAGAATGAACTCGACATTCCCGTATGGCATGACGATCAGCTTGGAACCGCCACCGCGTCCCTTGCCGGTCTTTACAACGCTCTGAAAATAGTGGGCAAAAGGCTTTCCGAGGTAAAAATTGCGATAATTGGGGCTGGAGCGGCCAATATAGCTACTGTAAGACTTTTAAAAGCCGCTGGAGCAGATACCAGAAATATGTTTGTAGTTGATAGCAGGGGAATCCTGCACAAAGGAAGAAAAGACCTTGAAGCCAAGAAAAAAGACAATCCCTACAAATGGCAGCTTTGCCTTGAAACAAATGCAGAGGGGAGGACTGGAGGCATAAAGGATGCGTTGAAGGGAGTGGATGTTGTTATTGCGGCAAGCAAGCCCGGTCCGGGAGTCATAAAGAAAGAGTGGATAGAAGAGATGAATGATGATGCCATAGTATTTGCAGAGGCAAACCCTGTTCCGGAAATCTGGCCGTGGGAGGCGAAAGAGGCCGGGGCGAGAATAGTCGGTACTGGCAGGAGCGACTTTCCAAACCAGATAAATAACTCACTTGTATTTCCAGCGGTGTTCAGAGGGGTTCTTACAGTTCGCGCAAGGAAGATAACTGACGAGATGTGCGTAACGGCGGCAAAAACAATAGCAGAGTTTGCGGAAAGAAGGGGAATACACGAGGAATATATAATTCCAAAGATGACGGAATGCGAGGTTTACCCGGAAGTTGCGACTGCCGTTGCTGTAAAGGCAATGGAACAGGGGGTTGCGAGGATCGAGATGAGCGAGGAAGAGATTTACGAAAACGCACGGGACATGATAGTGAGCACCCAGAAGAAAATAAAAATGCTTCAGGAGGTTGGATTTATAAGCCCACCACCCGAGTGA
- a CDS encoding acetolactate synthase large subunit — translation MRAADALVKALEMEGVEVVFGIPGGAILEVYDAIYDSGIQHITTRHEQGATHAADGYARASGKVGVAFATSGPGATNTVTGIATAYMDSSPIVVFTGQVPTSMIGNDAFQEADITGITMPVTKHNYLVTEAGDMLKTIKEAFHIAATGRPGPVLVDLPKDVTLADVEFNYPKKVSLPGYKPKLDGHPRQIKRAAELIMESERPVILAGGGVIISNASKELTELAETIPAFVATTLMGKGAIPETHPLSLGFVGMHGSKYANYAVQESDVLIAVGCRFSDRTTGNLERFAPDAKIIHIDVDPAEIGKNVGVDVPIVGDARKVLARLKKHIQYKQRKLWEDRINKWRREHPLKYSRDGFKPQYVVERACEIMPDAIVTTEVGQNQMWAAQFFKVRYPRQFITSGGLGTMGFGFPAAMGAQVAFPDRTVIDIAGDGSFFMNIQELATCVKYEIPVKVLVLNNGYLGMVRQWQELFYKERYSATCIGCEKTGFEAIARGFGAVGMTIESPGEVDDALKEAREIDAPVVIDFRVDYQANVFPMVPPGAALNEIIDIE, via the coding sequence ATGCGTGCCGCTGATGCGCTTGTTAAGGCTTTGGAGATGGAAGGTGTCGAGGTCGTGTTTGGCATACCGGGTGGTGCAATCCTTGAGGTTTACGATGCGATTTATGACTCTGGAATTCAGCACATAACAACAAGACACGAGCAGGGAGCAACTCATGCTGCGGACGGATATGCCAGGGCAAGTGGGAAAGTGGGGGTTGCATTTGCAACCTCGGGTCCGGGAGCGACAAATACCGTCACCGGTATAGCAACCGCTTATATGGACTCGTCTCCCATAGTTGTCTTTACCGGGCAGGTTCCAACAAGCATGATCGGAAACGATGCATTTCAGGAGGCGGATATTACCGGTATAACAATGCCCGTCACCAAACACAACTATCTCGTGACAGAGGCGGGGGACATGCTTAAAACAATCAAGGAGGCCTTTCACATCGCAGCGACAGGCAGGCCCGGACCCGTTCTTGTTGATCTTCCCAAGGATGTTACGCTGGCAGATGTTGAATTCAACTATCCGAAGAAGGTTTCCCTTCCGGGATACAAACCAAAGTTGGACGGGCATCCCAGGCAGATAAAAAGGGCGGCCGAGCTTATAATGGAGTCTGAAAGGCCGGTTATTCTGGCGGGAGGAGGGGTTATAATTTCAAACGCTTCAAAGGAGCTAACAGAGCTTGCAGAGACCATTCCCGCCTTTGTTGCAACAACACTGATGGGAAAGGGAGCAATACCTGAAACACATCCACTGAGTCTGGGTTTTGTCGGAATGCACGGGTCCAAGTATGCAAACTATGCAGTTCAGGAGAGTGACGTGTTAATAGCTGTTGGATGCAGGTTCAGCGACAGAACCACGGGAAATCTGGAAAGGTTTGCTCCTGACGCTAAAATAATCCACATTGATGTTGATCCGGCCGAAATTGGCAAGAACGTTGGAGTTGACGTGCCGATTGTTGGAGATGCAAGAAAGGTGCTGGCAAGGCTGAAAAAGCACATTCAGTACAAACAGAGAAAGCTTTGGGAAGACAGAATTAACAAATGGAGGAGAGAGCATCCACTGAAATACAGCAGAGATGGGTTCAAACCACAGTACGTTGTTGAGAGAGCATGTGAGATAATGCCCGATGCAATAGTAACCACGGAAGTCGGGCAGAACCAGATGTGGGCGGCCCAGTTTTTCAAGGTCAGGTATCCACGGCAGTTCATAACCAGTGGCGGACTGGGGACCATGGGTTTCGGCTTTCCGGCTGCAATGGGTGCGCAGGTCGCATTTCCGGATCGAACTGTGATAGATATCGCTGGAGATGGCAGCTTTTTCATGAACATTCAGGAGCTGGCGACGTGCGTTAAATATGAAATCCCTGTCAAGGTTCTGGTGCTGAACAACGGATATCTGGGAATGGTGAGGCAGTGGCAGGAGCTGTTTTACAAGGAGAGGTACTCGGCTACCTGCATTGGATGTGAGAAGACTGGATTTGAGGCAATAGCAAGAGGATTTGGAGCGGTGGGCATGACAATCGAGAGTCCGGGAGAAGTTGACGATGCACTCAAAGAGGCCAGAGAGATTGACGCTCCCGTTGTCATTGACTTCAGAGTTGACTACCAGGCCAACGTTTTCCCGATGGTCCCGCCCGGAGCGGCTCTGAATGAGATTATAGATATCGAGTGA
- the ilvN gene encoding acetolactate synthase small subunit gives MKHTIAVLVENKPGVLARAASLFRRRGFNIESLTVGTTEREDISRMTIVVEGDNRVVEQVIKQLNKLIETIKVSEISEGSVERELCLIRVHAPPEKRGEIVELTNIFRARIVDVSRDSFIIEVTGDGDKITAFIDLMRQYGIKELARTGKVAMVRGNKR, from the coding sequence ATGAAGCACACAATAGCGGTTTTGGTTGAAAACAAGCCGGGTGTTCTGGCAAGGGCAGCATCTCTCTTCAGAAGGAGGGGATTTAACATTGAAAGCCTTACCGTTGGTACAACGGAGAGAGAGGATATTTCAAGGATGACCATAGTCGTTGAGGGTGATAACAGGGTCGTTGAGCAGGTTATAAAGCAGCTTAACAAGCTTATTGAAACGATAAAGGTCAGCGAAATTTCTGAAGGTTCGGTGGAGAGGGAGCTGTGCCTGATAAGAGTGCATGCACCACCCGAAAAGAGAGGGGAGATCGTTGAGCTTACGAACATATTCAGAGCGAGAATTGTGGACGTTTCGAGGGACAGCTTTATAATAGAGGTAACAGGCGATGGGGATAAGATCACGGCTTTTATAGATCTGATGAGGCAGTACGGAATAAAGGAGCTTGCAAGAACCGGAAAGGTTGCAATGGTGAGGGGAAACAAAAGGTAG
- a CDS encoding DUF5371 family protein: MVKIVHAQTVLPENVLEELKRKTGENATKDAIAKAVEHYLMCPYTHEEPLEKRLEEVMKKKRKV, encoded by the coding sequence ATGGTAAAAATCGTTCACGCTCAAACAGTGCTGCCAGAAAACGTTCTGGAGGAGCTTAAAAGAAAAACTGGGGAAAATGCAACAAAAGACGCAATCGCCAAGGCTGTAGAGCATTACCTAATGTGCCCGTATACTCATGAGGAACCGCTCGAGAAGAGACTTGAAGAAGTGATGAAGAAAAAGAGGAAAGTCTGA
- a CDS encoding DUF1641 domain-containing protein: MSDKSDSDKIVRAAEALYEIFEKIIENHEDILNALEKLLVLERKGVLDEIVKLSELKVPISAEEVGEVAEKLETLVNLLLSVDERVLKVIKRLIDAFEESMIYEPMGIMDAMKVVRDPDVQKAIGFALTLAKNFGKRI, from the coding sequence ATGTCTGATAAAAGTGATTCAGATAAGATTGTAAGGGCAGCGGAGGCGTTATACGAGATTTTCGAGAAAATCATTGAAAATCATGAGGATATTTTGAATGCCCTCGAAAAACTCCTCGTTCTGGAGAGAAAGGGCGTCCTTGATGAGATAGTAAAACTCTCCGAGCTGAAGGTTCCGATATCGGCTGAAGAAGTGGGTGAAGTCGCTGAAAAACTTGAAACGCTGGTGAACCTGCTTTTGTCAGTGGATGAAAGGGTCCTGAAGGTAATAAAGCGCTTGATAGATGCCTTCGAAGAGTCGATGATCTACGAACCCATGGGGATAATGGATGCAATGAAGGTTGTAAGAGATCCGGACGTTCAGAAAGCCATAGGCTTTGCCTTAACTCTGGCCAAAAATTTTGGGAAAAGAATTTAA
- a CDS encoding 3-hydroxyacyl-CoA dehydrogenase, with amino-acid sequence MEKISVIGAGTMGAAIAALFANADYDVVLVDTSEEALEKARKRHMVECIEELERAGLRKREEIVSKIRYTTSIEKIGGSEFVIESVNERLDVKIRLFKNLENIVDCHLATNTSSFKPSEIALHLKNPERLTLFHFSNPPILMPLVEVGGELASEETIERAVELARSIGKRPVVLRKECRGHVLNRILGAAGAAAGYCLFYNTPEEIDAAIKNLGNPLGFFETIDLIGLDVVLDVLESFSEAYGRKFAGPKGMNFFLRKMLEWGKLGKKAGEGFYRWKNGKADIPPAEPGDIMPLIAAIVNEAFKIVEDGIADRETVNEVYKLATNSALGAFDIAEMIGRENILKTLDEAYRRIRLEVFNAAESMRD; translated from the coding sequence ATGGAAAAGATCTCAGTTATTGGAGCAGGGACTATGGGAGCAGCGATTGCTGCGCTTTTTGCCAATGCCGACTACGACGTTGTTCTTGTGGATACAAGCGAGGAGGCTCTGGAGAAAGCAAGGAAAAGACACATGGTGGAGTGTATTGAGGAGCTGGAACGGGCAGGACTTAGAAAAAGAGAGGAAATAGTCTCAAAGATCAGGTACACAACATCTATAGAAAAGATCGGTGGGAGCGAATTCGTTATCGAATCGGTCAATGAGAGGCTTGATGTTAAGATCAGGCTGTTTAAAAATCTTGAGAACATCGTTGACTGCCATCTGGCTACAAACACCTCCAGCTTCAAACCCTCTGAAATCGCCCTGCATCTAAAGAATCCTGAGAGACTTACACTTTTCCACTTTTCAAATCCTCCCATACTCATGCCTCTTGTTGAAGTAGGAGGAGAACTTGCATCAGAGGAGACGATAGAAAGGGCCGTGGAGCTTGCCAGAAGCATAGGAAAGAGGCCAGTTGTACTCAGGAAAGAGTGCAGAGGGCATGTTCTCAACAGAATCCTCGGTGCGGCAGGAGCGGCGGCAGGTTACTGTCTTTTTTACAACACACCCGAAGAAATCGATGCTGCGATTAAGAATCTCGGCAATCCCCTCGGCTTCTTTGAAACAATTGACCTCATAGGGCTTGATGTGGTGTTAGACGTCCTGGAAAGCTTCAGCGAAGCTTACGGACGTAAATTTGCAGGTCCGAAGGGAATGAACTTTTTCCTTAGAAAAATGCTCGAATGGGGTAAGCTGGGAAAAAAGGCTGGAGAGGGATTTTACAGGTGGAAAAATGGTAAAGCAGACATACCTCCCGCAGAGCCGGGGGATATTATGCCCCTGATTGCTGCGATTGTTAATGAAGCTTTTAAAATCGTTGAAGATGGTATAGCCGACAGAGAAACCGTTAACGAAGTTTACAAACTGGCAACCAACTCTGCTCTGGGCGCTTTTGATATCGCCGAAATGATCGGGCGGGAAAACATCCTGAAAACTCTTGATGAGGCTTACAGGCGCATCAGACTCGAAGTGTTTAATGCTGCAGAAAGTATGAGAGATTAA
- a CDS encoding acetoacetate decarboxylase family protein, which produces MLKSIPFDSPLYEVDEERGIEYRNCDAIVGFFTVNGDIDDLLPEGLKPFSNPPQGGIWISHYSFSTVGEYHEYLTVIQVEDEQGDMGYYIPYIYVTNDAALAAGRELAGAPKKLAKIGLVKEYDVVMGYLERPTGKRLVTFVMKPNMRALGGMIDFVFPKPTYLYSVRHLPDVRGRGGVTQLVKWYAEIDFHTDPNGERVIFTGPGNITYDSPSVVDPVHKVEIGDFITALYFQFDMKLGFVDIIREY; this is translated from the coding sequence ATGTTGAAGAGTATTCCGTTTGATTCGCCTCTCTACGAGGTGGATGAGGAAAGGGGAATAGAATACAGGAACTGTGATGCGATTGTCGGGTTTTTTACTGTGAATGGTGATATCGACGACTTGCTGCCAGAGGGGTTGAAACCGTTCAGCAATCCTCCACAGGGTGGAATCTGGATATCACACTACTCTTTCAGCACTGTGGGGGAGTACCACGAGTATCTCACAGTTATACAGGTGGAGGATGAGCAGGGAGATATGGGATACTACATACCCTACATCTACGTTACGAACGATGCCGCTCTTGCAGCAGGAAGAGAGCTTGCAGGAGCACCGAAAAAGCTTGCCAAAATTGGTTTGGTGAAGGAGTATGACGTTGTTATGGGTTATCTGGAGAGGCCGACTGGAAAGAGGCTCGTAACATTCGTGATGAAGCCAAACATGAGGGCTCTTGGAGGAATGATAGATTTCGTATTTCCGAAACCGACCTACCTCTACTCTGTAAGACATCTGCCCGATGTGAGGGGCAGAGGCGGTGTTACACAGCTGGTTAAATGGTATGCTGAAATCGACTTCCACACGGATCCAAATGGGGAGAGGGTTATTTTTACAGGACCCGGAAACATAACCTATGACTCTCCCTCAGTTGTTGACCCTGTTCACAAAGTTGAGATTGGAGATTTTATCACAGCGCTATACTTCCAGTTCGACATGAAACTCGGCTTCGTAGACATTATCAGGGAGTATTAG
- a CDS encoding acyl-CoA dehydrogenase family protein, giving the protein MAKFLDLDELSEEDRMLREEVHRFAEEVIRPASLELDRMPPDERIKPDSPYFKVMKQMKKLGYHRSYLPEGKGGLGLTPLQRYIIFEELAWGSLGFATGLGVDMIPFVCAALYGTPEIYEDLVRPWIEDEDGKFHGCWGVTEPEHGSDYLISLREDPELTIKFGKGNVVAEKDGDEWVITGQKSAWVSSAPVATHCGLHAQVKGSKMLGDGLFCIVPLDAEGVRKGKPVDMLGMRDDPQGELFFDNVRIPEHYVVVAPGFFYGIFYDQLLCLTSCGMGAFAVGLARACFEEALNYARQRVQGGVPIIKHKNVKLKLYEMFEKVETARYYVRKVTEYTHRRIIDHQTADASPRHARAAQIYAKKIAYEVAHDAVQIFGAYGLNKEFIIEKLFRDARSMLIEDGTVEVLSLEAAEDVAENYEKEFYDVGHITRLFDMG; this is encoded by the coding sequence ATGGCCAAATTCTTGGACCTGGACGAGCTGAGCGAAGAAGACAGGATGCTCAGAGAGGAGGTTCACAGATTCGCCGAGGAGGTGATAAGGCCCGCATCACTGGAACTCGACAGAATGCCGCCGGACGAGAGGATTAAGCCTGACTCACCATATTTTAAGGTTATGAAACAGATGAAAAAACTCGGCTACCACCGAAGCTACCTGCCGGAAGGCAAGGGGGGGCTGGGTCTGACACCATTGCAGCGTTATATCATTTTTGAAGAGCTTGCCTGGGGCAGTCTGGGATTTGCAACGGGGCTGGGTGTGGATATGATACCTTTCGTCTGTGCTGCGCTCTATGGCACTCCCGAGATCTACGAAGATCTGGTCAGACCCTGGATAGAGGATGAAGATGGAAAGTTTCACGGTTGCTGGGGAGTGACCGAACCGGAACACGGGAGCGACTACCTGATATCCCTGCGAGAAGATCCGGAGCTCACGATTAAATTCGGCAAGGGCAATGTTGTGGCTGAGAAAGACGGGGACGAATGGGTGATAACAGGTCAGAAGTCTGCGTGGGTGTCCTCCGCTCCCGTTGCGACCCACTGTGGACTGCATGCTCAGGTTAAAGGGTCGAAAATGCTCGGGGATGGGCTTTTCTGCATAGTTCCCCTCGACGCCGAGGGTGTGAGAAAGGGGAAACCCGTTGATATGCTCGGGATGAGGGATGATCCACAGGGCGAGCTCTTCTTCGACAACGTGAGGATACCCGAGCATTATGTCGTGGTTGCTCCGGGGTTCTTTTACGGAATTTTTTATGACCAGCTTCTCTGTTTGACGAGCTGTGGAATGGGAGCGTTTGCAGTTGGACTGGCCAGAGCGTGCTTTGAAGAGGCTTTGAACTATGCCAGACAGAGAGTTCAGGGTGGTGTACCCATAATCAAACACAAGAACGTTAAGCTGAAGCTGTACGAGATGTTTGAGAAGGTCGAAACTGCCCGATACTACGTCAGAAAGGTCACGGAGTATACGCACAGGAGGATAATAGACCATCAGACTGCCGATGCCTCACCAAGACACGCAAGGGCGGCTCAGATTTACGCCAAGAAAATAGCGTACGAGGTTGCACACGACGCCGTGCAGATTTTTGGTGCATACGGCTTGAACAAAGAGTTTATTATAGAAAAACTGTTCAGAGATGCAAGAAGCATGCTCATAGAGGATGGAACAGTTGAAGTTCTTAGTCTGGAAGCTGCGGAAGACGTTGCTGAAAACTACGAGAAGGAATTTTATGATGTCGGGCACATTACAAGACTTTTTGATATGGGGTGA